In Candidatus Nitronauta litoralis, one DNA window encodes the following:
- the argF gene encoding ornithine carbamoyltransferase: MFSNGSVFNDMKKDFLSLGDFSSQELQDMLVTGLVMKDRPAEFHDALKGKTLGMIFNKRSTRTRISFQVGILQLGGYGLVLSPNDLQLSRGESIEDTARILSGYLDGVMIRTFAHEEIVEFARHATIPVINGLTDYNHPCQAMADMLTLLKYNSTLEGLKLAYLGDSNNVTVSLLFACVHFGMHMAIISPEGYTLDPSVMESVREQAEQKGLSITLTSDVEEGVAGADAVYTDTWTSMGQEDEAEKRLKDLDAYRVDARVMSLAKPGAFFMHCLPAHRGEEVSADVMDGGQSLVWEQAENRLHIQKSILYHLMK; encoded by the coding sequence ATGTTTTCCAATGGCTCGGTTTTCAACGATATGAAAAAAGATTTTCTTTCACTGGGAGATTTTTCCTCCCAGGAATTACAAGACATGCTGGTCACGGGCCTTGTCATGAAGGACCGGCCAGCGGAATTCCATGATGCCCTTAAGGGAAAAACCCTGGGGATGATATTTAATAAACGATCGACCCGGACCCGTATTTCCTTCCAGGTGGGGATACTCCAACTAGGCGGTTATGGGCTGGTACTCAGTCCAAACGATCTTCAGCTGTCCAGGGGAGAGTCTATCGAAGACACCGCAAGGATTCTGTCAGGTTACCTGGATGGAGTCATGATCCGGACCTTTGCGCATGAAGAAATTGTCGAATTTGCCCGGCACGCAACCATTCCGGTTATCAATGGGCTGACCGACTACAACCATCCCTGCCAGGCAATGGCAGATATGCTGACCCTGCTCAAATACAATTCAACACTCGAAGGATTAAAACTGGCATATCTGGGCGATTCCAATAACGTCACCGTCTCCTTGCTCTTTGCTTGTGTCCATTTTGGAATGCATATGGCCATCATCAGTCCCGAGGGGTACACTCTGGACCCGTCTGTGATGGAATCAGTTCGGGAACAGGCGGAGCAAAAAGGTTTATCCATCACACTCACCTCCGATGTTGAAGAAGGAGTTGCCGGTGCTGACGCCGTTTACACCGATACATGGACAAGCATGGGACAGGAGGACGAAGCTGAAAAACGGCTGAAAGATCTTGATGCCTATCGAGTCGATGCCCGTGTAATGTCACTAGCCAAACCAGGTGCTTTTTTCATGCACTGCCTGCCTGCGCACAGAGGAGAAGAGGTTTCTGCAGATGTTATGGATGGAGGCCAATCCCTTGTCTGGGAACAGGCTGAAAATCGCCTTCATATCCAGAAATCAATTTTGTACCACCTGATGAAATAG
- a CDS encoding tetratricopeptide repeat protein, with protein sequence MKAIACSALLLCSFLGTSALADPFKEALTLDRQGFYQETLPHWEEFLASHPEKKLDIYGHIKLCIVMNKMGNLGQAYEVAKRLADRYPDDFHAQFNLGNMTSAVKMYPEAITAYRTVIQMHPEEGLGHIGLGLSLFGDRKTDQALDTLRKVRSLFKKQKNISWYQNTRIMIGQIKSFAPYPPDFSDLWLNNNLKTIRDTYYRTLFLDYETNLNH encoded by the coding sequence ATGAAAGCTATTGCTTGCAGCGCACTGCTTCTTTGTAGTTTCCTTGGCACCTCAGCTCTGGCCGACCCTTTTAAAGAGGCGCTCACCCTGGACCGCCAGGGCTTTTATCAGGAAACATTGCCGCACTGGGAAGAGTTTCTGGCATCTCACCCTGAAAAGAAACTCGATATTTACGGGCATATCAAACTTTGTATTGTCATGAACAAAATGGGGAACCTTGGCCAGGCTTATGAAGTGGCCAAACGCCTTGCCGACCGCTATCCTGACGATTTTCACGCTCAATTCAATCTGGGCAACATGACCAGCGCCGTGAAGATGTACCCCGAAGCAATCACCGCTTATCGCACAGTCATACAAATGCACCCGGAAGAAGGGCTGGGCCATATAGGACTTGGATTGTCCCTGTTTGGAGACCGGAAGACGGACCAGGCACTGGACACCCTGCGCAAGGTTCGCAGTCTGTTTAAAAAACAAAAAAATATTTCCTGGTATCAAAACACCCGCATCATGATTGGGCAAATAAAAAGCTTTGCTCCCTATCCTCCGGATTTTTCCGACCTCTGGTTAAACAACAACCTGAAAACCATCCGGGACACTTATTACCGAACACTTTTTCTTGACTACGAAACAAACCTCAACCATTAG
- the aroF gene encoding 3-deoxy-7-phosphoheptulonate synthase: protein MIVVLKPDAKENEIQAVQEKIKNLGYQTHEIIGVERRVIGAVGKDDQNKEHAKEVLETMPGVENVIPIQKPYKLAGREIQTANSEIKVDNMVVGGKRIALMAGPCSVESRDQLQTTAKIVKNAGANFLRGGAFKPRTSPYSFQGLEEEGLKLLKEAKEMTGLPIVTEVMNPREVDLVARYADILQVGARNVQNFSLLKELGALKKPILLKRGLMTTIKEFLMSAEYILSEGNKSVILCERGIRTFETATRNTLDISAVPVLKKETHLPIIIDPSHGTGHWDLVQPMAMAAIAAGADGLMIEVHPDPINAFSDGPQSLKPVKFENLVDALKPLLTVMGRTL from the coding sequence ATGATAGTTGTCCTCAAACCCGATGCCAAAGAAAACGAGATTCAAGCCGTCCAGGAAAAAATAAAAAACCTGGGGTACCAGACCCATGAAATTATTGGGGTGGAACGACGTGTTATCGGTGCTGTCGGCAAAGATGATCAAAATAAAGAACACGCAAAAGAGGTTCTTGAAACCATGCCCGGTGTCGAGAACGTTATCCCGATTCAGAAACCCTACAAACTTGCCGGGCGTGAAATCCAGACCGCTAACAGTGAAATTAAAGTCGACAACATGGTGGTCGGTGGCAAGCGCATTGCCTTGATGGCGGGTCCCTGCTCAGTAGAGAGCCGCGACCAGCTACAGACCACAGCAAAAATAGTGAAAAATGCTGGAGCAAATTTTCTGCGTGGCGGCGCCTTCAAACCCCGTACTTCACCTTACAGTTTCCAGGGACTGGAGGAAGAAGGCCTCAAGCTACTCAAGGAAGCCAAGGAAATGACAGGACTGCCTATCGTTACTGAGGTAATGAACCCGCGCGAAGTTGATCTGGTTGCCCGCTACGCCGATATACTGCAAGTAGGGGCGCGCAACGTTCAGAATTTTTCCCTGCTCAAGGAATTGGGTGCATTAAAAAAACCGATACTGCTCAAACGCGGTCTGATGACCACCATTAAGGAGTTTCTCATGTCGGCAGAATACATCCTTTCCGAGGGCAACAAGAGCGTGATCCTGTGCGAACGAGGGATCCGCACGTTTGAGACCGCCACACGCAACACGCTCGACATCTCAGCCGTGCCCGTCCTCAAAAAAGAAACCCATCTGCCGATTATCATCGACCCAAGCCACGGAACCGGACATTGGGATCTGGTTCAACCAATGGCTATGGCAGCTATTGCGGCTGGGGCGGACGGGCTGATGATTGAAGTCCACCCAGACCCAATCAACGCCTTCTCCGACGGACCGCAATCATTGAAACCTGTCAAATTTGAGAATCTGGTTGATGCATTGAAACCACTCCTGACCGTGATGGGGCGAACACTCTAG
- the dnaN gene encoding DNA polymerase III subunit beta, whose protein sequence is MEIKIGSDTFLKGVQKVQGVVESKGAMPILSHLLISASGDGITLMATDLEIGIRGFYPAKVVKEGAVTLNARKLFDILKELPSHEVRLVKEENDWVTLTCGKSRFRLPGLPAADYPKLPEYSESCLLEFTGGQLRDMIKKTVFAISPDETRQALNGLLLEMEQDKINLVGTDGHRLALIKRPAGKTNGNDADPNGYLLPKKVLSELLKSVGEEDTSYKFSVKDNQLAFIQDQEVIISRKVDGKFPNYRQVIPGDNTLQVKVNKEDLAHALKRVALLADEKSRMVRFEIRAGNLTLISDNTELGAAREEIAIDYDGDEVTIGLNARYVLDVLAAIEGDQVVLNLKDENHSCLITAESDADYLSIVMPMRL, encoded by the coding sequence ATGGAAATCAAGATTGGCAGTGATACCTTTTTAAAGGGCGTTCAAAAAGTTCAGGGCGTTGTCGAAAGCAAGGGCGCCATGCCTATTTTGTCCCATCTTTTAATCTCCGCAAGTGGTGATGGCATCACCCTGATGGCGACCGATCTGGAGATCGGTATCCGGGGGTTTTATCCGGCGAAAGTTGTCAAGGAAGGAGCTGTTACCCTCAACGCGCGCAAACTGTTTGACATCCTGAAAGAACTTCCTTCCCATGAAGTGCGTCTGGTAAAAGAAGAAAACGACTGGGTGACGCTGACCTGTGGCAAATCGCGGTTTCGTTTACCGGGGTTACCTGCAGCAGATTATCCAAAACTGCCGGAGTACAGCGAATCCTGCCTGCTGGAGTTCACAGGTGGGCAACTCCGGGACATGATCAAGAAAACCGTCTTTGCCATTTCTCCAGATGAAACCCGGCAGGCACTCAACGGACTCCTCCTCGAGATGGAACAGGACAAGATCAATCTTGTTGGTACCGATGGTCACCGGCTGGCACTGATCAAGCGGCCTGCAGGGAAAACCAATGGAAACGATGCTGACCCGAACGGCTACCTGTTGCCGAAAAAAGTCTTGTCAGAATTACTCAAGTCTGTGGGAGAGGAAGACACCAGCTACAAGTTTTCTGTAAAAGACAATCAACTGGCGTTCATTCAGGATCAGGAAGTCATCATCTCGCGCAAGGTAGATGGCAAGTTCCCCAACTACCGGCAGGTTATTCCCGGCGACAACACGCTCCAGGTAAAAGTAAACAAGGAAGACCTGGCGCATGCCCTCAAGCGTGTCGCCCTTCTGGCAGACGAGAAGTCTCGTATGGTTCGATTCGAAATTCGCGCAGGCAATCTCACACTGATTTCGGACAACACCGAGCTCGGTGCGGCGCGGGAAGAAATCGCAATCGATTACGATGGTGATGAAGTGACCATCGGATTGAACGCCCGTTACGTCCTCGATGTCCTGGCTGCAATAGAGGGTGACCAGGTGGTGCTGAATTTGAAAGACGAAAACCACTCCTGCCTGATCACCGCAGAAAGCGATGCAGATTACCTCAGCATTGTCATGCCCATGCGTCTGTAG
- a CDS encoding group 1 truncated hemoglobin, with the protein MNDDSLYKRLGGYDAIAAVADDLLKRLIADALLGRFWKHRGTDGLDREKQLLIDYLCASTGGPLVYTGRDMPTTHKGMGIGEDDWSAFMGHVNAMLDHFTVPQRERNEVTGFIGTLKNDIVEI; encoded by the coding sequence ATGAACGATGATTCCCTATACAAACGTCTTGGTGGCTACGATGCCATTGCGGCGGTTGCAGATGATCTTTTAAAACGCTTGATTGCTGATGCCCTGCTGGGCCGTTTCTGGAAACACCGGGGAACGGATGGTCTGGACCGTGAAAAGCAATTGCTGATAGATTATCTTTGCGCCAGCACGGGAGGGCCTTTGGTTTATACAGGGCGCGACATGCCAACCACTCATAAAGGCATGGGAATTGGTGAGGATGACTGGTCTGCGTTCATGGGCCATGTCAACGCCATGCTGGATCATTTCACTGTCCCGCAACGGGAACGCAATGAAGTCACTGGATTCATTGGGACTTTAAAAAACGATATTGTAGAAATATAG
- a CDS encoding type II toxin-antitoxin system RelE/ParE family toxin: MNYRLTHQAESDIKAIYQYTVEYFGEGQAREYLEGLEYSFELLTDNPGLGRVWDGKGRRYI, translated from the coding sequence ATGAATTATCGGCTGACGCATCAGGCCGAATCAGATATCAAGGCCATTTATCAATACACCGTTGAGTATTTTGGTGAGGGTCAGGCTCGTGAGTATCTGGAAGGGCTGGAATATAGTTTTGAACTATTGACGGACAACCCTGGGCTTGGCCGTGTGTGGGATGGAAAAGGGCGGCGTTATATTTAA
- a CDS encoding radical SAM protein gives MTTAPFDTIFLEEGTERLPFTQKVLSRLPGVPVERVDSASDIEARLERTQTDVFGAGKRQLFLSRFRGEFLKKCPGISPGMVCCNYYVVNLIKNCIYDCSYCFLQDFLQNNPVLTAFANPEDLVAELESVFKEHPENSYRVGTGELTDSLALEEVLPYGEVLVPLFNRYSNAVLELKTKSDCVEPLLALSDTKNVIVSWSINPPEVAELEEKGTPGTHARLNAAKKCFEAGFKVGFHFDPIILHPGWEQAYQQLVNDLFDAVPPEGIEWISLGSFRYRRGLKPVIKERHPETLLFHSEHVPAEDGKFRYLRPIRQEAYDTLRQMIQKKSEALSVYMCMESKEVWEGVTGHTPRADKKLDVFFDL, from the coding sequence ATGACCACTGCGCCATTTGACACCATATTTCTGGAGGAAGGCACCGAACGCCTGCCATTCACGCAGAAAGTCCTTTCGCGACTCCCCGGTGTGCCCGTGGAACGGGTGGATTCTGCGTCCGATATTGAAGCACGCTTGGAGCGCACTCAAACTGATGTGTTCGGCGCAGGTAAACGACAGCTTTTCTTATCCCGTTTTCGAGGTGAGTTTTTAAAAAAATGCCCGGGGATCAGTCCCGGTATGGTCTGCTGCAACTATTATGTCGTCAACCTGATCAAAAACTGCATTTACGATTGTTCCTACTGTTTCCTGCAGGATTTTTTGCAGAACAACCCCGTACTCACCGCCTTCGCCAACCCTGAAGACCTGGTTGCGGAACTCGAATCTGTTTTCAAGGAACACCCTGAAAACAGCTATCGAGTCGGCACTGGAGAATTAACCGACAGTCTCGCACTTGAAGAGGTATTGCCCTACGGCGAAGTGCTGGTCCCGCTGTTCAATCGTTATTCCAACGCGGTGCTGGAACTCAAAACAAAATCCGATTGTGTTGAGCCGCTTTTGGCGTTGTCTGATACGAAAAACGTTATCGTGTCGTGGTCCATCAATCCTCCGGAGGTTGCGGAGCTTGAAGAGAAAGGCACACCGGGAACCCATGCACGATTGAACGCAGCAAAAAAATGTTTTGAAGCCGGATTTAAAGTCGGTTTCCATTTCGATCCCATCATCCTGCATCCCGGCTGGGAACAGGCGTATCAACAACTGGTCAACGATCTGTTCGATGCTGTACCTCCTGAAGGAATAGAATGGATCAGCCTCGGCAGTTTCCGTTACCGGCGTGGTTTGAAGCCTGTCATCAAAGAACGGCATCCAGAGACTCTCCTGTTCCATTCGGAGCACGTACCCGCAGAAGACGGAAAGTTCCGCTACCTGCGTCCAATCAGGCAGGAAGCTTACGACACGCTTAGGCAAATGATTCAGAAAAAGTCGGAAGCACTCAGCGTTTATATGTGTATGGAGTCAAAAGAAGTGTGGGAAGGCGTGACCGGCCACACCCCCCGCGCTGATAAAAAACTGGATGTGTTTTTTGATTTGTAA
- a CDS encoding M23 family metallopeptidase, with product MDSHSVLDYQSPVSRKSSPHSGIIMTVLAASLMGNAYFLFERQNWIPSDKAAVASEQQVVSAQVQETESKSIDLDRSSSKPSMEKKEAVAPAPAKAPKKAVSVSASTAQKVKEDFKVQRASFVAPEEFPGREIQTLHFSVKKSLTHTLCRVMSDPECKLMSAYMSRILMWRMDVSRHLRKGDRVSLVYERLPDEQEMRILRLEFESGYLKEKLVANYYQAPGAAHGTFYDDSGKEWALRLKEQRSPIRHYSEITSLPGDYREGGFSGHSGTDFKTNVGTPIHATFEARVSRVNWNRGNNGMCVELTHPAQGVRTLYLHLNKVHVKAGQYVKAGDIIGEAGNTGHSFAPHLHYEMRSLKNKNKILNPFKTRLHPTYRKTVKDKAGFKTSARRYASILHNSLS from the coding sequence ATGGATTCCCACTCTGTTCTTGATTATCAAAGCCCGGTTTCACGAAAATCGTCACCCCATTCTGGCATCATTATGACGGTATTGGCAGCATCGCTGATGGGCAATGCCTATTTTCTATTTGAGCGACAGAATTGGATCCCGTCGGACAAAGCAGCCGTGGCTTCAGAGCAGCAGGTTGTGTCAGCGCAGGTCCAGGAAACTGAATCGAAATCAATTGATCTTGACCGGTCTTCCAGCAAACCTTCAATGGAGAAGAAAGAGGCCGTCGCCCCTGCTCCTGCCAAAGCTCCAAAGAAAGCGGTGTCAGTATCGGCTTCCACGGCTCAAAAGGTTAAAGAAGATTTTAAGGTGCAGCGCGCATCATTTGTTGCACCGGAAGAGTTTCCAGGGCGCGAAATCCAGACCTTGCATTTTTCAGTAAAAAAATCGCTGACCCACACCTTGTGTCGGGTAATGTCCGATCCGGAATGCAAACTGATGTCCGCTTATATGAGTCGTATTTTGATGTGGCGTATGGATGTGAGTCGGCACTTGCGGAAGGGAGACCGGGTTTCCCTGGTGTATGAGCGGTTACCCGATGAACAGGAAATGCGCATCCTCCGGTTGGAGTTTGAAAGTGGTTATCTGAAAGAAAAACTGGTGGCAAACTACTATCAGGCCCCAGGCGCTGCTCATGGCACTTTTTACGATGACTCCGGAAAGGAATGGGCGCTACGTTTAAAAGAACAACGATCGCCTATTCGACATTATTCCGAAATCACGTCGTTACCGGGGGATTACCGGGAAGGTGGGTTTTCAGGCCATTCGGGAACCGATTTTAAAACCAATGTGGGGACCCCGATTCATGCCACGTTTGAGGCTCGTGTCTCCCGTGTAAACTGGAATCGCGGGAATAATGGCATGTGTGTCGAATTGACACATCCGGCTCAGGGAGTGCGTACCCTGTATCTGCATCTCAATAAAGTGCATGTCAAAGCGGGACAATATGTAAAGGCTGGCGATATCATAGGGGAAGCGGGCAACACCGGCCACAGTTTTGCACCGCACCTGCATTATGAAATGCGTTCGCTCAAAAACAAGAACAAGATCCTGAACCCCTTCAAGACGCGGTTGCACCCGACGTATCGAAAGACAGTGAAAGACAAGGCGGGTTTTAAAACATCCGCACGGCGTTACGCCTCCATCCTGCACAACAGCCTGTCCTGA
- the mtgA gene encoding monofunctional biosynthetic peptidoglycan transglycosylase, producing the protein MTRPKPRPKPKSKPRKKKGPRSRKNTNTLAGRVKKFLLFTIAGFFLLSMASVWVYKYVDPPTTPLLFIRWAESGFDTRRPLLLGQWIALEDISPRLVRAVITSEDQKFERHNGFDWAAVRRAIDVNIKSNRLVGASTISMQTARNVFLWQNRDWIRKGLEAYFTFLIEIFWSKQRILEVYLNIIEWGDGVFGCRDAAQTHFNRSVERLSALESAWLAAILPNPRRWTEPAFERRVRGRQQVILRRMRSTSLKFLSSR; encoded by the coding sequence TTGACCAGGCCGAAACCCAGGCCAAAACCCAAATCAAAACCTCGCAAAAAAAAGGGACCTCGTTCCCGAAAAAATACGAACACGCTTGCCGGCAGGGTGAAGAAATTTCTGCTTTTTACCATTGCAGGATTTTTTCTATTGTCAATGGCGTCGGTTTGGGTTTACAAATATGTCGATCCGCCAACCACGCCCTTGCTGTTCATACGCTGGGCCGAGAGTGGTTTTGACACCAGGCGCCCGTTGCTTCTTGGACAGTGGATTGCGCTGGAGGATATATCACCGAGACTGGTTCGGGCGGTGATTACCTCCGAAGATCAGAAATTCGAGCGTCACAACGGATTTGACTGGGCTGCTGTTCGCAGGGCGATTGATGTGAACATCAAGTCGAATCGGCTGGTCGGAGCCAGTACGATTTCGATGCAAACAGCACGCAATGTTTTTTTATGGCAGAACCGTGACTGGATTCGAAAAGGATTAGAGGCTTATTTTACTTTTCTAATTGAGATATTCTGGAGCAAGCAGCGGATTCTCGAAGTGTATCTCAATATTATTGAGTGGGGAGACGGAGTGTTTGGTTGTCGTGATGCCGCGCAGACCCATTTCAACCGTTCCGTGGAACGGCTATCAGCGTTGGAGTCGGCGTGGCTGGCCGCTATTCTGCCTAATCCCAGAAGATGGACGGAACCGGCTTTCGAAAGACGCGTGCGAGGTCGGCAGCAAGTCATTTTGAGACGCATGCGCTCAACATCTTTGAAGTTTTTATCTTCCAGATAG
- a CDS encoding class I SAM-dependent rRNA methyltransferase translates to MYVFLKKQKVDKVKPGKLKIKVSKSLQAKIAKGHPWVHFYQLQNRDVVGKPGDLGVIYDFKNRFLAIGLFDPFSDIRLRILNTGEPVSIDGEFFTRRLEQALLLRRSLEGTQTTGYRLVNGENDGFPGLVVDRYGETFVIKLYTEAWAPHLDLFVESLKKVSECNRIVLLLSRHVERTRTTGPANGHILYGPPLDGPVHFTENSLVFQADVVEGQKTGFYFDQRENRARLKEIAEGKEVLNVFSYTGGFSVYCMLGKARSVTEVDINQQALLAAKENMLMNFPERALNESDFNQIHGDAFKVLSEFKRQKRQFDLVILDPPAFASRNEHKSNALQAYLRLAKAGAQCTRPGGLLFAASCSQSVGAKDFFRSVSLGIRQTGRKEKALFKSRHGVDHPISFQGGEYLKAGCFEVF, encoded by the coding sequence CTGTATGTTTTTCTAAAAAAACAGAAAGTGGATAAAGTGAAACCTGGAAAACTCAAAATCAAGGTATCAAAATCATTGCAGGCAAAAATTGCCAAAGGTCATCCCTGGGTTCATTTCTATCAATTGCAGAACCGGGATGTTGTTGGCAAGCCTGGTGATCTGGGAGTGATCTACGATTTTAAAAACCGTTTCCTTGCGATTGGTTTGTTTGATCCATTTTCGGACATTCGCCTGCGTATTTTAAATACCGGAGAACCCGTTTCAATTGATGGAGAATTTTTTACACGCAGACTGGAGCAGGCTTTGTTATTAAGGCGTTCTCTGGAAGGAACCCAGACTACAGGCTATCGGCTGGTCAATGGGGAGAACGACGGTTTCCCAGGTCTTGTGGTGGACCGGTATGGAGAAACTTTTGTAATCAAGTTGTATACGGAGGCCTGGGCACCTCATTTGGATTTATTCGTTGAATCCTTGAAAAAAGTTTCCGAGTGCAATCGCATAGTGTTGTTGTTGAGCCGGCATGTGGAACGAACCCGGACGACGGGACCGGCAAACGGTCATATTTTGTACGGTCCTCCTTTGGATGGGCCCGTGCACTTTACGGAAAACTCACTGGTGTTTCAGGCGGATGTGGTGGAGGGTCAAAAAACCGGTTTTTATTTTGACCAGAGGGAGAACCGTGCCCGTTTAAAAGAAATAGCCGAAGGTAAAGAGGTGTTGAATGTGTTCAGCTACACGGGTGGTTTTTCAGTTTATTGCATGTTGGGAAAGGCCCGCTCAGTGACTGAAGTCGATATCAATCAACAGGCTTTGCTCGCAGCAAAGGAAAACATGTTGATGAATTTTCCTGAGAGAGCCTTGAATGAATCGGATTTTAATCAAATCCATGGTGATGCGTTCAAGGTGTTGTCAGAATTCAAAAGGCAGAAGCGTCAATTTGATCTGGTGATTCTGGATCCACCCGCATTTGCATCCCGGAATGAACACAAATCAAATGCCTTGCAGGCTTATTTGCGGCTGGCCAAAGCAGGAGCACAGTGCACGCGCCCCGGGGGATTGTTGTTTGCCGCTTCCTGTTCCCAATCAGTAGGTGCAAAGGATTTTTTCAGGTCCGTTTCGTTGGGAATCCGTCAAACCGGAAGAAAAGAAAAAGCCTTGTTTAAATCGCGTCATGGGGTTGATCACCCGATCAGTTTCCAGGGTGGCGAATACCTCAAGGCCGGGTGCTTTGAAGTCTTTTGA
- the pgeF gene encoding peptidoglycan editing factor PgeF: MSSYFFNDLLSEPDLRHGTSSRDNVIPSSISDSRVLTKEQKQTRNDESHHRLLTSCGMEKQSLKVLKQIHSAQVYVVDTKPLPERLEGDALITATPDQPIGIYTADCVPAILYDPVTHTAGVVHAGRAGTEKGIVPAVIKKMVDCFGVNTATLKVALGPSIGPCCYEVEEGCLAAMKDRFANWQDWVKEHTPGKVLLNLWKANQDQAVDSGVAASRVYLSGECTACHTDRWYSYRKEGDRAGRMLTVAMLCRR, encoded by the coding sequence ATGTCTTCCTATTTTTTTAATGATTTGTTGTCGGAGCCCGATCTCAGGCATGGAACAAGCTCGAGGGATAACGTGATTCCTTCTTCCATTTCTGATTCAAGAGTGTTAACGAAGGAGCAAAAGCAAACCAGAAATGATGAATCGCACCATCGTTTATTAACGAGTTGCGGAATGGAAAAACAATCGTTGAAGGTGTTGAAACAAATTCACAGTGCACAAGTTTATGTTGTTGACACCAAGCCGCTACCGGAAAGGTTAGAGGGTGATGCGTTGATTACAGCGACTCCGGATCAACCCATTGGAATTTACACGGCTGATTGTGTTCCGGCGATTTTGTATGACCCGGTGACCCACACCGCAGGTGTGGTGCATGCAGGGCGCGCGGGTACAGAAAAGGGTATCGTTCCTGCTGTGATAAAGAAGATGGTGGATTGCTTTGGTGTAAACACTGCAACCTTGAAGGTGGCGCTGGGTCCTTCAATCGGGCCTTGCTGTTATGAAGTGGAAGAGGGTTGTCTCGCTGCAATGAAGGATCGGTTTGCAAACTGGCAGGATTGGGTTAAGGAACATACTCCTGGCAAGGTTTTGCTGAATTTATGGAAAGCCAATCAGGACCAGGCCGTTGATTCGGGTGTTGCTGCCAGCAGGGTTTATTTATCTGGAGAGTGTACAGCCTGTCATACGGACCGTTGGTATTCGTATCGGAAGGAGGGGGACCGTGCCGGAAGGATGCTCACGGTTGCCATGTTGTGCCGAAGGTAA
- a CDS encoding response regulator, translating into MATILIVEDHELTRKTIHRRLSKAGHLVLESSNGLDGIEQLEKNPVDLILMDFMMKNMNGMQTFERMKEIQPNVPCAMLSAYAHAGLIKQFMIEGGADFMVKPIGEDFEQRVDHIIERFQNKN; encoded by the coding sequence ATGGCCACAATCCTTATAGTTGAAGATCACGAACTGACAAGAAAAACCATTCACCGCAGGTTGTCCAAGGCCGGTCATCTGGTGCTTGAGTCCAGCAACGGACTGGATGGCATTGAGCAACTGGAAAAAAACCCGGTTGACCTCATCCTGATGGATTTCATGATGAAAAATATGAACGGTATGCAGACCTTTGAGCGTATGAAAGAAATCCAGCCCAATGTTCCGTGCGCCATGCTTTCCGCTTATGCTCACGCAGGATTAATCAAACAATTTATGATTGAAGGTGGTGCCGATTTCATGGTCAAACCGATCGGAGAAGATTTCGAACAACGCGTCGACCATATCATCGAGCGTTTTCAAAACAAGAATTGA